The Terriglobales bacterium genome contains the following window.
TTCGAGACCACGCCGTTGGTGCGGAAGCGCCCCGGCGAGTGCGGATCCGAGAGCGCCATCGTCCGCGAGCGTTCCGGACGCACGTTCTCGCACCACACCTGCCCGAACCCGATCCAGAAGCGCTGCTCGGCGGTGAAGCCGTCTTTCTCCGGCGGCACGTTGCCGGCGTAGTGATCGCGCAGCGCCATGATGGCCAGGTTGGCGCCGCCGTTGTCGGCGGCGTTCTCGCCCAGCGTCAGCCGCCCGTTCAGCTTCACGCCCTCGATGGGCGAGTACTCGCCGTACTGGTCGGCGATGCAACTGGTGCGCTTCTCGAACTCGGCCTTGTCGGCGGGCGACCACCAGTTCTCCAGGTTGCCGTTGCCGTCGAAGCGCGCGCCCGAGTCGTCGAACCCGTGCGTGAGCTCGTGCCCGATCACGATGCCGATGGCGCCGTAGTTCACCGCGTCGTCGACCTCGTTGTCGAAGAACGGCGGCTGCAGGATGCCCGCCGGGAAGTTGATGTTGTTCTGCGGCGGGTTGTAGTAGGCGTTGACGGTGGGCGGCGTCATGCCCCACTCCGTCTTGTCCACCGGCCCGCCCACTTTCTTGAGCTGGCGGTTGATCTCGAAGGCGTTGGCGCGCAGCGAGTTGCCCAGCCGGTCGCCGCGCACCACCTTGAGCGCCGAGTAGTCGCGCCACTTGTCGGGATACCCGATCTTGTTCATCACGGCGTGCAGCTTGGCGAGCGCCTTGGGCTTGGTCTCGTCGGTCATCCAGTCGAGCGCCTTGATGTCCTTCTCCATGGCGTTCTCGATGTCCTTGACCATCGTCAGCATGCGCTCCTTGGCATTGCCGCCGAAGGCGACCTGCACGTAATAGACGCCCAGCGCCTCGCCCAGGTCCGCGTCGGTGGCGCGCATGCAGCGGTTCCACAGCGGCAGCTGCTGCTGCGCTCCGCCCAGCACCTTGCCATAGAACGAGAAGTTCTCGTCGCCGAACTGGCTCGGCAGCGAATCCGCCTGCCCGTGCAGGAACTGCCAGCGCAGGTAAGCCTTCCACTGCTCGAGCGGCACCGTCTGGATGGTCTCGTTCAGCGCCTTGAAGAAGCCCGGGTTGCCGACGTTCAGCTCGTCGAACTTCGGCGCCGTGGCGAAGTACTTGTTCCAGTCGAACGCGGGCGCCATCGCCTCGAAGTCGGCGCGCTTGGTCCAG
Protein-coding sequences here:
- a CDS encoding M13 family metallopeptidase, translating into MLRVMSVVLVCAGLMLAQTSTQNPANPNPGPSPAKKAPAGEQKPSGGNVAATTAPSSAMAEPVRPKSFNLDYLDREAQPCQDFYQFACGGFIKKNPIPPDQTRWGSFEVLREYNRAVSRQILEKAAAKKKYTDANEQKIGDYYASCMDESGTNAKGLKPAQRYLKMIDGLKDKKEIAGVLAQLHRQGIGGMFAWFPRPMLHNASVTGTWADQGGMALGNRDFYTKTDDKSVKIREQYVAHIANMLKLAGASEAAAKTQAQQVMDIEMKLANAAMTPTERRDTTKLDHWTKRADFEAMAPAFDWNKYFATAPKFDELNVGNPGFFKALNETIQTVPLEQWKAYLRWQFLHGQADSLPSQFGDENFSFYGKVLGGAQQQLPLWNRCMRATDADLGEALGVYYVQVAFGGNAKERMLTMVKDIENAMEKDIKALDWMTDETKPKALAKLHAVMNKIGYPDKWRDYSALKVVRGDRLGNSLRANAFEINRQLKKVGGPVDKTEWGMTPPTVNAYYNPPQNNINFPAGILQPPFFDNEVDDAVNYGAIGIVIGHELTHGFDDSGARFDGNGNLENWWSPADKAEFEKRTSCIADQYGEYSPIEGVKLNGRLTLGENAADNGGANLAIMALRDHYAGNVPPEKDGFTAEQRFWIGFGQVWCENVRPERSRTMALSDPHSPGRFRTNGVVSNSPDFAKAFSCKPGDAMVRAEKSCRVW